In Cryptomeria japonica chromosome 10, Sugi_1.0, whole genome shotgun sequence, a genomic segment contains:
- the LOC131039108 gene encoding cytochrome P450 750A1-like → MDLNMSVSTIGLAMFLFTVFLSLLLRWARKKHGRFSLPGPIPLPIIGNLHQLGAFPHRSLQRLAEKHGPLMLVKFGSVPVVVASSSEAAKHFLKTHDLNFANRPSSAAKKYLFYNGNDIAFAPYGDYWRNMRKICMLELLNAQRIESFKCVREEEALAMVRSIWEKSEEGRMGVDVSHIVACYTSNLMWRILTGRTNADRLSSGTAFEELVWEGNALMGAVNIGDLIPCLEWLDLQCLRRRMKNVHRRLNAIFDKIINEHAKRSVEEGEKERQKDLIDVLVDMEITDEDKKGIIMDMFLAGIEPSAIALEWIMSELLRNPHVMRKLQEEIDFIVKNDEKITSFHIVSMEYLHCVVKETLRLYPIGPLLIPHESTEACVVEGPHHDYFIPTKTRVIVNAWAIGRDPGVWEDPLEFRPERFMGKNLDMIRDLELKMIPFGEGRRSCPGAPMAIANMEIALAYLVHYFNWKCEGELDMNESFGITIPRKVHLFAIPTLRPRVNAPSFLKI, encoded by the exons ATGGATCTCAATATGAGTGTTTCCACAATAGGACTTGCAATGTTTTTGTTTACGGTGTTCCTGTCCCTTCTCTTGAGATGGGCGAGGAAAAAACACGGGAGATTCTCTTTGCCAGGACCAATCCCTCTGCCCATCATAGGAAACCTCCATCAGTTGGGAGCTTTTCCTCACCGAAGTCTGCAGCGGCTGGCTGAGAAACATGGGCCATTAATGTTGGTCAAGTTTGGGTCTGTTCCCGTCGTGGTTGCATCTTCTTCTGAGGCGGCCAAGCACTTTCTGAAAACCCACGACTTGAATTTTGCCAACAGGCCGTCTAGTGCCGCTAAGAAATACTTGTTTTACAATGGCAACGACATTGCGTTTGCTCCATATGGGGATTATTGGCGAAATATGAGAAAAATATGCATGTTGGAGCTGCTGAATGCCCAGAGAATCGAGTCGTTCAAATGCGTGAGGGAAGAAGAGGCGCTGGCGATGGTCCGATCGATCTGGGAGAAGAGCGAAGAGGGCAGAATGGGCGTGGATGTGAGCCACATCGTTGCCTGCTACACCTCCAACTTGATGTGGCGAATCTTGACGGGCAGGACAAATGCAGACCGCCTCTCCAGCGGGACTGCGTTTGAAGAATTGGTTTGGGAGGGTAATGCATTGATGGGAGCTGTCAATATTGGCGACCTCATTCCTTGTCTGGAGTGGCTCGACTTGCAGTGCCTCAGGCGACGTATGAAGAATGTCCACCGCCGGTTGAATGCTATTTTTGACAAAATAATAAATGAACATGCGAAGCGCAGCGTAGAGGAGGGGGAGAAGGAACGGCAGAAAGATTTGATTGACGTGCTTGTGGATATGGAAATCACAGATGAAGATAAGAAGGGTATCATTATG GATATGTTTCTTGCTGGTATAGAGCCTTCAGCAATTGCATTGGAATGGATAATGAGCGAGTTATTGAGAAACCCACATGTGATGAGGAAATTGCAAGAAGAAATTGATTTCATcgtaaaaaatgatgaaaaaataacAAGTTTTCATATTGTAAGCATGGAATACTTGCATTGTGTGGTGAAGGAGACATTAAGATTATATCCAATAGGCCCTTTGCTCATCCCCCATGAATCTACAGAAGCTTGTGTTGTGGAAGGACCTCATCATGACTACTTCATTCCAACAAAAACAAGGGTTATCGTTAATGCTTGGGCGATAGGAAGAGATCCAGGAGTATGGGAAGATCCACTGGAATTTAGGCCCGAGAGATTTATGGGTAAAAATCTTGATATGATTAGAGATCTTGAATTAAAAATGATTCCTTTTGGAGAAGGAAGGAGAAGTTGCCCTGGTGCTCCCATGGCCATTGCCAATATGGAGATTGCACTAGCATACCTTGTTCACTACTTCAATTGGAAATGTGAAGGAGAGTTAGACATGAATGAATCTTTTGGAATCACCATTCCAAGAAAAGTTCATCTCTTTGCTATTCCAACTTTGAGGCCAAGGGTGAATGCACCTTCTTTCCTCAAAATATAA